In Oryza brachyantha chromosome 1, ObraRS2, whole genome shotgun sequence, the following are encoded in one genomic region:
- the LOC102706700 gene encoding receptor-like serine/threonine-protein kinase ALE2 isoform X2 codes for MGRQGGGGRTGDAWGGGGCVLVVLAASLVVCALVIRGAGGLKQYHAPAFARKVLLSITSGHPPDNLNVVLHPSQLQSPRIESLVKPPAATSRRVNIQQEQYAPSPVISHRGQGTPPSHMISPSIQTGNEVPYLHVHEQVPAASPSFPVQPHLPRPTISANTPVAAPFSQQPSWPPSSSHTQIGQDRSRVPVASPPEELPTHKKPLPEVVPPESITPSSNRDNDGTSVPRPPNNLPNHKSLPLKGPEVSPPSIFRPFHHGKAHGGPVAAPSKERHHHFILVNNTHGNTHIGPAVAPPKGRHHHSLPVNSSRVKGPAYSPNYPSTHRGGHVIPVAAPPKEHSTNLPPAYHRHHKGSFPVISPSPHKADNASAMKHGRSSLHHSPAPAPVDLPPSKGHARGNPAYAPHHPHKYQSPSNSPEPGLPPAHPPDSHAFKKPKTLAPAPQSLPPPPPSSYCMALTCQDPLTNSLPGTTCLCVLPIKVELRLGIALFTFFALVSELAQDIASGVLMKQSQVRVMGANAATEDPEKTVVLIDLVPPGAKFDNETALLVFERFWHKQVNINHMHFGNYDVLYVNYQGLPPSPPSAPGMNNGLSNVNDPRLHPLAVDVGNHRETKSRGIIVIIVLSSVFAFILCFGAALMIYFKIRNHNHLTEESPMPPKPAGPGSAVVGSRLGSRPISASPSFCSSIVTYKGTAKTFTLIEMERATQRFDHSRIIGEGGFGRVYEGILEDGERVAVKILKRDDQQGTREFLAEVEMLSRLHHRNLVKLIGICTEEHIRCLVYELIPNGSVESHLHGSDKGTSPLDWDARLRIALGAARALAYLHEDSSPRVIHRDFKSSNILLEHDFTPKVSDFGLARTAKGEGNEHISTRVMGTFGYVAPEYAMTGHLLVKSDVYSYGVVLLELLTGRKPVDMLRPPGQENLVAWACPFLTSRDGLETIIDPSLGNSIPFDSIAKVAAIASMCVQPEVDQRPFMGEVVQALKLVCDEGSEFNESRSFSQDLHIQDSGIISRASLDMDVEPVLSAELFNASSRYDTLDASGSFRRHSSSGPLRVGRTGQNRERGLSTGSSSEHCGTQRFRIDSE; via the exons ATGGGGcggcagggaggaggaggacgaacAGGAGACGcgtggggtggtggtggctgtgTGCTTGTTGTACTCGCCGCCAGCTTGGTCGTCTGCGCGCTCGTGATCCGGGGCGCTGGAG gTTTGAAGCAATATCACGCACCTGCCTTTGCTCGGAAAGTTCTTCTTTCCATAACAAGCGGACATCCACCAGATAACTTGAATGTTGTACTTCATCCGTCACAGTTGCAATCCCCAAGAATTGAAAGTTTAG TAAAACCACCTGCAGCAACTAGCAGACGTGTTAATATACAGCAGGAACAATATGCACCAAGCCCAGTGATCAGCCACAGAG GCCAAGGTACCCCGCCTTCACATATGATTTCTCCAAGTATTCAAACTGGCAATGAAGTTCCATATCTTCATGTTCATGAACAAGTGCCTGCAGCTTCACCATCTTTTCCAGTCCAGCCACATTTGCCACGTCCTACAATTTCTGCGAACACACCAGTTGCCGCACCTTTTTCTCAACAGCCGTCCTGGC CTCCTTCATCATCCCATACTCAAATAGGCCAGGACAGATCTAGAGTGCCAGTGGCTTCACCTCCAGAAGAACTACCCACCCATAAGAAGCCACTACCAGAAG TTGTACCACCAGAATCCATCACCCCCTCATCCAATCGGGACAATGATGGCACATCAGTTCCCAGACCTCCAAATAACTTACCAAACCACAAAAGCTTGCCTCTAAAAG GACCAGAAGTGTCTCCACCATCAATATTCCGTCCTTTCCACCATGGGAAAGCCCATGGAGGTCCAGTTGCAGCACCTTCGAAAGAAAGGCATCACCATTTCATACTTGTAAATAATACACATGGGAATACCCATATAGGTCCAGCTGTGGCACCTCCAAAAGGAAGGCATCACCATTCTTTGCCTGTTAATAGTAGCCGTGTAAAAG GACCTGCCTATTCGCCAAATTATCCTAGTACCCATAGAGGAGGACATGTCATTCCAGTTGCTGCACCTCCAAAGGAACATTCCACCAATTTACCACCTGCATATCATAGGCACCACAAAG GTTCCTTTCCTGTTATAAGCCCTTCTCCACATAAAGCTGATAATGCTTCTGCAATGAAGCACGGACGTTCTAGCTTGCACCATAGTCCAGCACCTGCACCTGTAGACTTACCTCCATCTAAAGGACATGCACGGGGAAATCCTGCATATGCACCACACCATCCCCATAAATACCAATCACCTTCAAATTCTCCGG AGCCTGGTCTACCACCAGCGCACCCGCCTGATAGTCATGCATTTAAAAAGCCCAAGACCTTGGCACCAGCACCCCAATCAttgccaccaccgcctccgagTTCAT ATTGCATGGCGCTGACTTGTCAAGATCCTCTGACCAATAGTCTCCCTGGAACTACATGTCTTTGTGTGTTGCCGATAAAAGTCGAGCTTCGTTTGGGTATAGCACTGTTCACATTTTTTGCACTTGTATCAGAACTTGCACAAGATATTGCATCTGGAGTGCTCATGAAACAGAGTCAAGTTCGTGTCATGGGAGCAAATGCTGCAACTGAGGACCCAGAGAAAACAGTTGTCCTAATTGATCTTGTGCCACCGGGAGCAAAATTTGACAATGAAACAGCATTATTAGTATTTGAAAGGTTTTGGCACAAGCAGGTCAACATAAACCATATGCATTTTGGAAACTATGATGTGTTATATGTTAACTACCAAG GCCTTCCTCCGTCGCCTCCATCAGCTCCTGGAATGAACAATGGTCTTAGCAATGTTAATGATCCAAGGTTGCATCCACTTGCTGTCGATGTGGGAAACCACAGAGAAACAAAAAGCAGGGGCATAATTGTCATAATTGTTCTTTCAAGtgtctttgcttttattttatgttttggaGCTGCATTGATGATTTATTTCAAGATTAGAAACCACAACCATTTAACTGAAGAGTCACCTATGCCACCGAAGCCTGCAG GTCCTGGCTCTGCGGTTGTTGGGAGCAGGCTAGGAAGCAGACCTATTTCAGCATCTCCATCTTTCTGCTCAAGCATAGTGACATATAAAGGGACAGCGAAAACATTTACATTGATTGAGATGGAAAGAGCTACACAGAGATTTGACCACTCCAGAATTATTGGTGAAGGTGGTTTTGGGCGTGTTTATGAAGGTATTCTAGAAGATGGAGAACGGGTTGCTGTAAAAATTCTTAAGAGGGATGACCAACAAGGTACACGGGAGTTTTTAGCTGAGGTTGAGATGCTTAGCCGACTGCATCACAGGAACCTGGTTAAGTTGATAGGTATATGCACAGAGGAACACATCAGGTGTCTGGTATATGAGCTTATTCCAAATGGTAGCGTGGAATCTCACTTGCACG GATCAGACAAGGGAACTTCTCCGCTTGATTGGGATGCTAGGCTTAGAATTGCACTTGGTGCTGCACGTGCTCTTGCTTATTTGCATGAAGATTCCAGTCCCCGTGTCATACATCGTGACTTCAAATCAAGTAACATCCTGTTAGAACATGACTTCACCCCCAAGGTGTCAGACTTTGGCCTAGCAAGAACAGCTAAAGGTGAGGGGAATGAGCATATTTCAACTCGTGTTATGGGAACTTTCGG GTATGTTGCTCCTGAATACGCGATGACTGGCCATCTTCTAGTAAAGAGTGATGTCTACAGCTATGGTGTTGTCCTCCTTGAGCTTCTCACCGGAAGGAAACCGGTAGATATGTTAAGACCTCCTGGGCAAGAAAACTTGGTTGCATGGGCTTGTCCTTTTCTTACTAGCAGAGATGGCTTGGAAACCATCATCGATCCATCACTTGGAAACAGCATCCCATTTGACAGCATTGCAAAAGTAGCAGCTATTGCTTCCATGTGCGTTCAGCCTGAGGTGGATCAGCGCCCATTTatgggtgaagttgttcaagCTTTGAAGTTGGTATGCGATGAAGGCAGCGAGTTCAATGAATCAAGAAGTTTCAGCCAAGATTTACATATTCAGGATTCTGGGATTATAAGTAGAGCAAGCCTGGATATGGACGTCGAACCTGTTCTATCGGCTGAGCTGTTCAATGCATCATCGCGTTATGATACTCTTGATGCTTCTGGTTCTTTTCGACGACATTCAAGTTCAGGTCCTCTTAGGGTAGGTAGAACTGGGCAAAATAGGGAGAGAGGCTTATCAACAGGTAGCTCAAGCGAGCACTGTGGTACACAAAGATTTAGGATAGATTCAGAGTAG
- the LOC102706700 gene encoding receptor-like serine/threonine-protein kinase ALE2 isoform X4: MGRQGGGGRTGDAWGGGGCVLVVLAASLVVCALVIRGAGGLKQYHAPAFARKVLLSITSGHPPDNLNVVLHPSQLQSPRIESLVKPPAATSRRVNIQQEQYAPSPVISHRGQGTPPSHMISPSIQTGNEVPYLHVHEQVPAASPSFPVQPHLPRPTISANTPVAAPFSQQPSWPAPSSSHTQIGQDRSRVPVASPPEELPTHKKPLPEESITPSSNRDNDGTSVPRPPNNLPNHKSLPLKGPEVSPPSIFRPFHHGKAHGGPVAAPSKERHHHFILVNNTHGNTHIGPAVAPPKGRHHHSLPVNSSRVKGPAYSPNYPSTHRGGHVIPVAAPPKEHSTNLPPAYHRHHKGSFPVISPSPHKADNASAMKHGRSSLHHSPAPAPVDLPPSKGHARGNPAYAPHHPHKYQSPSNSPEPGLPPAHPPDSHAFKKPKTLAPAPQSLPPPPPSSYCMALTCQDPLTNSLPGTTCLCVLPIKVELRLGIALFTFFALVSELAQDIASGVLMKQSQVRVMGANAATEDPEKTVVLIDLVPPGAKFDNETALLVFERFWHKQVNINHMHFGNYDVLYVNYQGLPPSPPSAPGMNNGLSNVNDPRLHPLAVDVGNHRETKSRGIIVIIVLSSVFAFILCFGAALMIYFKIRNHNHLTEESPMPPKPAGPGSAVVGSRLGSRPISASPSFCSSIVTYKGTAKTFTLIEMERATQRFDHSRIIGEGGFGRVYEGILEDGERVAVKILKRDDQQGTREFLAEVEMLSRLHHRNLVKLIGICTEEHIRCLVYELIPNGSVESHLHGSDKGTSPLDWDARLRIALGAARALAYLHEDSSPRVIHRDFKSSNILLEHDFTPKVSDFGLARTAKGEGNEHISTRVMGTFGYVAPEYAMTGHLLVKSDVYSYGVVLLELLTGRKPVDMLRPPGQENLVAWACPFLTSRDGLETIIDPSLGNSIPFDSIAKVAAIASMCVQPEVDQRPFMGEVVQALKLVCDEGSEFNESRSFSQDLHIQDSGIISRASLDMDVEPVLSAELFNASSRYDTLDASGSFRRHSSSGPLRVGRTGQNRERGLSTGSSSEHCGTQRFRIDSE; this comes from the exons ATGGGGcggcagggaggaggaggacgaacAGGAGACGcgtggggtggtggtggctgtgTGCTTGTTGTACTCGCCGCCAGCTTGGTCGTCTGCGCGCTCGTGATCCGGGGCGCTGGAG gTTTGAAGCAATATCACGCACCTGCCTTTGCTCGGAAAGTTCTTCTTTCCATAACAAGCGGACATCCACCAGATAACTTGAATGTTGTACTTCATCCGTCACAGTTGCAATCCCCAAGAATTGAAAGTTTAG TAAAACCACCTGCAGCAACTAGCAGACGTGTTAATATACAGCAGGAACAATATGCACCAAGCCCAGTGATCAGCCACAGAG GCCAAGGTACCCCGCCTTCACATATGATTTCTCCAAGTATTCAAACTGGCAATGAAGTTCCATATCTTCATGTTCATGAACAAGTGCCTGCAGCTTCACCATCTTTTCCAGTCCAGCCACATTTGCCACGTCCTACAATTTCTGCGAACACACCAGTTGCCGCACCTTTTTCTCAACAGCCGTCCTGGC CAGCTCCTTCATCATCCCATACTCAAATAGGCCAGGACAGATCTAGAGTGCCAGTGGCTTCACCTCCAGAAGAACTACCCACCCATAAGAAGCCACTACCAGAAG AATCCATCACCCCCTCATCCAATCGGGACAATGATGGCACATCAGTTCCCAGACCTCCAAATAACTTACCAAACCACAAAAGCTTGCCTCTAAAAG GACCAGAAGTGTCTCCACCATCAATATTCCGTCCTTTCCACCATGGGAAAGCCCATGGAGGTCCAGTTGCAGCACCTTCGAAAGAAAGGCATCACCATTTCATACTTGTAAATAATACACATGGGAATACCCATATAGGTCCAGCTGTGGCACCTCCAAAAGGAAGGCATCACCATTCTTTGCCTGTTAATAGTAGCCGTGTAAAAG GACCTGCCTATTCGCCAAATTATCCTAGTACCCATAGAGGAGGACATGTCATTCCAGTTGCTGCACCTCCAAAGGAACATTCCACCAATTTACCACCTGCATATCATAGGCACCACAAAG GTTCCTTTCCTGTTATAAGCCCTTCTCCACATAAAGCTGATAATGCTTCTGCAATGAAGCACGGACGTTCTAGCTTGCACCATAGTCCAGCACCTGCACCTGTAGACTTACCTCCATCTAAAGGACATGCACGGGGAAATCCTGCATATGCACCACACCATCCCCATAAATACCAATCACCTTCAAATTCTCCGG AGCCTGGTCTACCACCAGCGCACCCGCCTGATAGTCATGCATTTAAAAAGCCCAAGACCTTGGCACCAGCACCCCAATCAttgccaccaccgcctccgagTTCAT ATTGCATGGCGCTGACTTGTCAAGATCCTCTGACCAATAGTCTCCCTGGAACTACATGTCTTTGTGTGTTGCCGATAAAAGTCGAGCTTCGTTTGGGTATAGCACTGTTCACATTTTTTGCACTTGTATCAGAACTTGCACAAGATATTGCATCTGGAGTGCTCATGAAACAGAGTCAAGTTCGTGTCATGGGAGCAAATGCTGCAACTGAGGACCCAGAGAAAACAGTTGTCCTAATTGATCTTGTGCCACCGGGAGCAAAATTTGACAATGAAACAGCATTATTAGTATTTGAAAGGTTTTGGCACAAGCAGGTCAACATAAACCATATGCATTTTGGAAACTATGATGTGTTATATGTTAACTACCAAG GCCTTCCTCCGTCGCCTCCATCAGCTCCTGGAATGAACAATGGTCTTAGCAATGTTAATGATCCAAGGTTGCATCCACTTGCTGTCGATGTGGGAAACCACAGAGAAACAAAAAGCAGGGGCATAATTGTCATAATTGTTCTTTCAAGtgtctttgcttttattttatgttttggaGCTGCATTGATGATTTATTTCAAGATTAGAAACCACAACCATTTAACTGAAGAGTCACCTATGCCACCGAAGCCTGCAG GTCCTGGCTCTGCGGTTGTTGGGAGCAGGCTAGGAAGCAGACCTATTTCAGCATCTCCATCTTTCTGCTCAAGCATAGTGACATATAAAGGGACAGCGAAAACATTTACATTGATTGAGATGGAAAGAGCTACACAGAGATTTGACCACTCCAGAATTATTGGTGAAGGTGGTTTTGGGCGTGTTTATGAAGGTATTCTAGAAGATGGAGAACGGGTTGCTGTAAAAATTCTTAAGAGGGATGACCAACAAGGTACACGGGAGTTTTTAGCTGAGGTTGAGATGCTTAGCCGACTGCATCACAGGAACCTGGTTAAGTTGATAGGTATATGCACAGAGGAACACATCAGGTGTCTGGTATATGAGCTTATTCCAAATGGTAGCGTGGAATCTCACTTGCACG GATCAGACAAGGGAACTTCTCCGCTTGATTGGGATGCTAGGCTTAGAATTGCACTTGGTGCTGCACGTGCTCTTGCTTATTTGCATGAAGATTCCAGTCCCCGTGTCATACATCGTGACTTCAAATCAAGTAACATCCTGTTAGAACATGACTTCACCCCCAAGGTGTCAGACTTTGGCCTAGCAAGAACAGCTAAAGGTGAGGGGAATGAGCATATTTCAACTCGTGTTATGGGAACTTTCGG GTATGTTGCTCCTGAATACGCGATGACTGGCCATCTTCTAGTAAAGAGTGATGTCTACAGCTATGGTGTTGTCCTCCTTGAGCTTCTCACCGGAAGGAAACCGGTAGATATGTTAAGACCTCCTGGGCAAGAAAACTTGGTTGCATGGGCTTGTCCTTTTCTTACTAGCAGAGATGGCTTGGAAACCATCATCGATCCATCACTTGGAAACAGCATCCCATTTGACAGCATTGCAAAAGTAGCAGCTATTGCTTCCATGTGCGTTCAGCCTGAGGTGGATCAGCGCCCATTTatgggtgaagttgttcaagCTTTGAAGTTGGTATGCGATGAAGGCAGCGAGTTCAATGAATCAAGAAGTTTCAGCCAAGATTTACATATTCAGGATTCTGGGATTATAAGTAGAGCAAGCCTGGATATGGACGTCGAACCTGTTCTATCGGCTGAGCTGTTCAATGCATCATCGCGTTATGATACTCTTGATGCTTCTGGTTCTTTTCGACGACATTCAAGTTCAGGTCCTCTTAGGGTAGGTAGAACTGGGCAAAATAGGGAGAGAGGCTTATCAACAGGTAGCTCAAGCGAGCACTGTGGTACACAAAGATTTAGGATAGATTCAGAGTAG
- the LOC102706700 gene encoding receptor-like serine/threonine-protein kinase ALE2 isoform X6, which translates to MGRQGGGGRTGDAWGGGGCVLVVLAASLVVCALVIRGAGGLKQYHAPAFARKVLLSITSGHPPDNLNVVLHPSQLQSPRIESLVKPPAATSRRVNIQQEQYAPSPVISHRGQGTPPSHMISPSIQTGNEVPYLHVHEQVPAASPSFPVQPHLPRPTISANTPVAAPFSQQPSWPAPSSSHTQIGQDRSRVPVASPPEELPTHKKPLPEGPEVSPPSIFRPFHHGKAHGGPVAAPSKERHHHFILVNNTHGNTHIGPAVAPPKGRHHHSLPVNSSRVKGPAYSPNYPSTHRGGHVIPVAAPPKEHSTNLPPAYHRHHKGSFPVISPSPHKADNASAMKHGRSSLHHSPAPAPVDLPPSKGHARGNPAYAPHHPHKYQSPSNSPEPGLPPAHPPDSHAFKKPKTLAPAPQSLPPPPPSSYCMALTCQDPLTNSLPGTTCLCVLPIKVELRLGIALFTFFALVSELAQDIASGVLMKQSQVRVMGANAATEDPEKTVVLIDLVPPGAKFDNETALLVFERFWHKQVNINHMHFGNYDVLYVNYQGLPPSPPSAPGMNNGLSNVNDPRLHPLAVDVGNHRETKSRGIIVIIVLSSVFAFILCFGAALMIYFKIRNHNHLTEESPMPPKPAGPGSAVVGSRLGSRPISASPSFCSSIVTYKGTAKTFTLIEMERATQRFDHSRIIGEGGFGRVYEGILEDGERVAVKILKRDDQQGTREFLAEVEMLSRLHHRNLVKLIGICTEEHIRCLVYELIPNGSVESHLHGSDKGTSPLDWDARLRIALGAARALAYLHEDSSPRVIHRDFKSSNILLEHDFTPKVSDFGLARTAKGEGNEHISTRVMGTFGYVAPEYAMTGHLLVKSDVYSYGVVLLELLTGRKPVDMLRPPGQENLVAWACPFLTSRDGLETIIDPSLGNSIPFDSIAKVAAIASMCVQPEVDQRPFMGEVVQALKLVCDEGSEFNESRSFSQDLHIQDSGIISRASLDMDVEPVLSAELFNASSRYDTLDASGSFRRHSSSGPLRVGRTGQNRERGLSTGSSSEHCGTQRFRIDSE; encoded by the exons ATGGGGcggcagggaggaggaggacgaacAGGAGACGcgtggggtggtggtggctgtgTGCTTGTTGTACTCGCCGCCAGCTTGGTCGTCTGCGCGCTCGTGATCCGGGGCGCTGGAG gTTTGAAGCAATATCACGCACCTGCCTTTGCTCGGAAAGTTCTTCTTTCCATAACAAGCGGACATCCACCAGATAACTTGAATGTTGTACTTCATCCGTCACAGTTGCAATCCCCAAGAATTGAAAGTTTAG TAAAACCACCTGCAGCAACTAGCAGACGTGTTAATATACAGCAGGAACAATATGCACCAAGCCCAGTGATCAGCCACAGAG GCCAAGGTACCCCGCCTTCACATATGATTTCTCCAAGTATTCAAACTGGCAATGAAGTTCCATATCTTCATGTTCATGAACAAGTGCCTGCAGCTTCACCATCTTTTCCAGTCCAGCCACATTTGCCACGTCCTACAATTTCTGCGAACACACCAGTTGCCGCACCTTTTTCTCAACAGCCGTCCTGGC CAGCTCCTTCATCATCCCATACTCAAATAGGCCAGGACAGATCTAGAGTGCCAGTGGCTTCACCTCCAGAAGAACTACCCACCCATAAGAAGCCACTACCAGAAG GACCAGAAGTGTCTCCACCATCAATATTCCGTCCTTTCCACCATGGGAAAGCCCATGGAGGTCCAGTTGCAGCACCTTCGAAAGAAAGGCATCACCATTTCATACTTGTAAATAATACACATGGGAATACCCATATAGGTCCAGCTGTGGCACCTCCAAAAGGAAGGCATCACCATTCTTTGCCTGTTAATAGTAGCCGTGTAAAAG GACCTGCCTATTCGCCAAATTATCCTAGTACCCATAGAGGAGGACATGTCATTCCAGTTGCTGCACCTCCAAAGGAACATTCCACCAATTTACCACCTGCATATCATAGGCACCACAAAG GTTCCTTTCCTGTTATAAGCCCTTCTCCACATAAAGCTGATAATGCTTCTGCAATGAAGCACGGACGTTCTAGCTTGCACCATAGTCCAGCACCTGCACCTGTAGACTTACCTCCATCTAAAGGACATGCACGGGGAAATCCTGCATATGCACCACACCATCCCCATAAATACCAATCACCTTCAAATTCTCCGG AGCCTGGTCTACCACCAGCGCACCCGCCTGATAGTCATGCATTTAAAAAGCCCAAGACCTTGGCACCAGCACCCCAATCAttgccaccaccgcctccgagTTCAT ATTGCATGGCGCTGACTTGTCAAGATCCTCTGACCAATAGTCTCCCTGGAACTACATGTCTTTGTGTGTTGCCGATAAAAGTCGAGCTTCGTTTGGGTATAGCACTGTTCACATTTTTTGCACTTGTATCAGAACTTGCACAAGATATTGCATCTGGAGTGCTCATGAAACAGAGTCAAGTTCGTGTCATGGGAGCAAATGCTGCAACTGAGGACCCAGAGAAAACAGTTGTCCTAATTGATCTTGTGCCACCGGGAGCAAAATTTGACAATGAAACAGCATTATTAGTATTTGAAAGGTTTTGGCACAAGCAGGTCAACATAAACCATATGCATTTTGGAAACTATGATGTGTTATATGTTAACTACCAAG GCCTTCCTCCGTCGCCTCCATCAGCTCCTGGAATGAACAATGGTCTTAGCAATGTTAATGATCCAAGGTTGCATCCACTTGCTGTCGATGTGGGAAACCACAGAGAAACAAAAAGCAGGGGCATAATTGTCATAATTGTTCTTTCAAGtgtctttgcttttattttatgttttggaGCTGCATTGATGATTTATTTCAAGATTAGAAACCACAACCATTTAACTGAAGAGTCACCTATGCCACCGAAGCCTGCAG GTCCTGGCTCTGCGGTTGTTGGGAGCAGGCTAGGAAGCAGACCTATTTCAGCATCTCCATCTTTCTGCTCAAGCATAGTGACATATAAAGGGACAGCGAAAACATTTACATTGATTGAGATGGAAAGAGCTACACAGAGATTTGACCACTCCAGAATTATTGGTGAAGGTGGTTTTGGGCGTGTTTATGAAGGTATTCTAGAAGATGGAGAACGGGTTGCTGTAAAAATTCTTAAGAGGGATGACCAACAAGGTACACGGGAGTTTTTAGCTGAGGTTGAGATGCTTAGCCGACTGCATCACAGGAACCTGGTTAAGTTGATAGGTATATGCACAGAGGAACACATCAGGTGTCTGGTATATGAGCTTATTCCAAATGGTAGCGTGGAATCTCACTTGCACG GATCAGACAAGGGAACTTCTCCGCTTGATTGGGATGCTAGGCTTAGAATTGCACTTGGTGCTGCACGTGCTCTTGCTTATTTGCATGAAGATTCCAGTCCCCGTGTCATACATCGTGACTTCAAATCAAGTAACATCCTGTTAGAACATGACTTCACCCCCAAGGTGTCAGACTTTGGCCTAGCAAGAACAGCTAAAGGTGAGGGGAATGAGCATATTTCAACTCGTGTTATGGGAACTTTCGG GTATGTTGCTCCTGAATACGCGATGACTGGCCATCTTCTAGTAAAGAGTGATGTCTACAGCTATGGTGTTGTCCTCCTTGAGCTTCTCACCGGAAGGAAACCGGTAGATATGTTAAGACCTCCTGGGCAAGAAAACTTGGTTGCATGGGCTTGTCCTTTTCTTACTAGCAGAGATGGCTTGGAAACCATCATCGATCCATCACTTGGAAACAGCATCCCATTTGACAGCATTGCAAAAGTAGCAGCTATTGCTTCCATGTGCGTTCAGCCTGAGGTGGATCAGCGCCCATTTatgggtgaagttgttcaagCTTTGAAGTTGGTATGCGATGAAGGCAGCGAGTTCAATGAATCAAGAAGTTTCAGCCAAGATTTACATATTCAGGATTCTGGGATTATAAGTAGAGCAAGCCTGGATATGGACGTCGAACCTGTTCTATCGGCTGAGCTGTTCAATGCATCATCGCGTTATGATACTCTTGATGCTTCTGGTTCTTTTCGACGACATTCAAGTTCAGGTCCTCTTAGGGTAGGTAGAACTGGGCAAAATAGGGAGAGAGGCTTATCAACAGGTAGCTCAAGCGAGCACTGTGGTACACAAAGATTTAGGATAGATTCAGAGTAG